A stretch of DNA from Catenulispora acidiphila DSM 44928:
GCTCCGCGGAGCTGTTCGGCGAGCAGCTGGTCGGCGCCTCGCCGCGCGCGGTCCTGCGCCAGGGCCTCGGGCACGTCCCGGAGGACCGGCAGCACGACGGCCTGGTCCCGGACTTCTCCATCGCCGAGAACCTGGTGCTGGACCAGTACGACCGCACGCCCTTCGGCGGCCTGCTCCGGCTGGACCTGGACGCGATCGAGAAGAACGGCGCCGAGCGGCTCGCCGAGTTCGACATCCGTGCTGAGTCCGAGCGGACGCCGGCCGGCGCGCTGTCCGGCGGCAACCAGCAGAAGGTGGTCGTGGCGCGGGCGCTGCAACGCGATCCCAGCCTGCTGATCGCCTCGCAGCCGACCCGCGGCGTGGACGTCGGCGCGATGGAGTTCATCCACAAGCGCATCGTCGAGCAGCGCGACGCCGGCAAGGCCGTGCTGATCGTGTCCACCGAACTGGACGAGATCACCGCGCTGGCCGATCGGATCGCGGTGATGTACCGGGGCCGGATCGTCGGGATCGTGCCGCCGGACACCTCGAACGAGGAGCTGGGCCTGCTGATGGCCGGCAGCTCGGCGGCCGAGGCCGAAGCGGCGGACGCCACGGTTCCGGCGGCGCGGGAGTCGCTGGACGACGAGCCGGTTGCCGAGCCCGCTGACGAGTCCACAGCCGAGTCGACTGCCACGTCAGATGCCGAGCCCGCAGCTGAGGAAACCACGTCTGCCGAAGAGAGCAGTGAGACCGCCGATGAGTGACCGCCTCAAGCGCATACTCACCGGGATCAGCTCGGCCAACACCGTCACGGTCACCGTGCTGGCCTTCGTGCTGTCCGTGGTGATCGGCGGGATCCTGATGATCCTGTCCGACCAGCACCTGCTGACCGAGTGGGGCTACTTCTTCCAGCATCCGACCGACGCCGTCAGCGATTCCTGGACCAAGGTCTCCGACGGCTACGTCGCGATGTTCCACGGCGCGGTCTTCGATCCGCACGCCAAGCAGGCGGTGCGTCCGCTGGAGAACACGATCGTGGACGCCACGCCGCTGGTGTTCGCCGGTCTCGCGGTCGCCCTGCCGTTCCGCGCGGGCCTGTTCAACATCGGCGGCCAGAGCCAGCTGATCATCGGCGCGGTCTGCGCCACCTGGGTCGGCTTCACCTTCTCGCTCCCGATGCCGCTGCACGTGCTGCTGGTGATCATCGCGGGCATCCTCGGCGGCGCCCTCGTCGGCGGTCTGACCGGTCTGCTCAAGGCCCGGTTCGGCGCGCACGAGGTGATCAGCTCGATCATGCTGAACAACATCGCGCTCGGCGTGCTGGCCTGGCTGATCAAGACCAAGGCCTTCCACGACCCGCACCGCCAGGACGCGATCAGCAAGCCGGTGAAGAACTCCGCGCTGCTGCCCGCGATCCAGGGCAGCAGCCCCGAGGTGAACCTGTCCACGGTGCTGGCGATCATCGCCGTGCTGGTGGTCTGGTGGCTGATGACGCGCTCCACGCTCGGTTTCCGGCTGCGCGCCCTGGGCTCGAACCCGGACGCCGCGCGCACCGCCGGGATCTCGGTCTCGCGCAACCAGGTCTACGCGATGCTGCTGGCCGGCGGTCTGATGGGCCTGGTGGCCGTGACGCAGATCAGCGGCACGCTGTCCGCCTCGCACGCGATGACCACCACCCTGGACAACGGCATCGGCTTCACCGGCATCACCGTGGCGCTGCTGGGCCGCGGCAAGCCGGTCGGCGTGGCGCTGGCCGCGCTGCTGTTCGGCGCGCTGGACGCCGGCGGTGTGGCCATGGAGGCCTCCACGACGCCGACCGTCCCGCACGACGTGGTCACCGTGGTGCAGGCGGTCATCGTGGTCTTCGTCGCCGCGCCGAAGCTGGTGCAGGAGATCTTCCGGCTGCGCGACGTCCGCCGCGACGGCGGCGGCGCCGCCCCGTCGGTCGCCCCCGCGACCGCCGTCGACTCCGCGGCGGAGGCGGTGTGATGCGCGCCTTCCCGATGAACGTTCCCGACCCGGCCTTGGCGGCCTCGAAGGTGGAGGTCCACTGACATGGCGGTAGCTACTGTCGCCCCCGCTCCGGCGGTGATAGCCGGCGGCGCCGAGGCGGACACCCGGCGGTACACCGCCGGCGTCACGCAGATCGTCATGGGCCTGGTGGTGCTGTTCGGCTTCGGCCTGGGCACCCGCACCGCGCACGGCGCGAGCACCACCTTCGGGATGACGCTGGTGTCCAAGCAGGGCACGCACGTCCCGGACTGGGTGTTCCCGGCCCGGCCGGCGATCGTGGCGCTGGCCGCCGTGGTCATCCTGATCGGCGTGGCGCGCCTGGCCGTGCGGCTGCCGCGGCGCTGGCGGCTGATCGGGACCTCCGTGGTCCTGTTCTGCTTCACCTTCGCCTTCATGGCGTGGAGCGCCGCGGACCCCAAGGGCGGCGAGCGTCTGGTCCTGCCCTCGGTCCTGGACTCCATGGTGATCGCGGCCGTGCCGCTGGTGCTCGGCGCCCTCGGCGGTGTCGTGGGCGAGCGCTCCGGCGTGGTCAACGTCGCGATCGAGGGCCAGCTGCTGTTCGGCGGCTTCATGACCGCGCTGGTCGGAACCGCCACGCACAGCCTGTGGATCGGCGTCATCGCCGGGGTGCTGGCCGGCGCGCTGATGGGTCTGCTGCTCGCGGTGCTGGCGATCCGCTACCTGATCGAGCAGGTCGTGCTCGGCGTGGTGCTGAACCTGCTGGCGCTGGGCGTCACCGGCTTCCTCTACAAGTCGCTGATGCAGACCAACCAGAACTCGTACAACAACCTGACCCCGTTCACCACGGTCCGGATCCCCGGCCTGGCCTCGATCTGGGTCGTCGGCCCGGTGCTGTTCGACCAGCCGCTGATCGTCTACATCACGGTGTTCCTGGTGGTGCTGGTGCACCTCGGCCTGTTCCACACGCGCTGGGGTCTGCGCACCCGGGCGGTCGGCGAGCACCCGGCCGCCGCCGACACCGTGGGCATCAAGGTGCTGCGGCTGCGCTACCGCAACGTCGCCCTCGGCGGCGCCTTCGCCGGCCTCGGCGGGGCGTGGCTGGTCGGCAACGTCGGCAACTTCACCGAGTCGATGACCAACGGCAAGGGCTTCATCGCGCTCGCCGCGGTGATCTTCGGCCGCTGGTCGCCGTTCGGCGCACTGGCCGCCGCGGCGCTGTTCGGCTTCACCGACGCGCTGGCGAGCCAGACCTCCTCGCTCCAGCTGCCGATCCCCTCGGACCTGTTGGGGACGCTGCCCTATGTGGCGACGCTGTTCGCGGTGGCCGGTCTGATCGGCCGCGTCCGGGCGCCCGCCGCCGACGGCAAGCCCTACGTCAAGGGCTAGACGAGAGCTAACCTGATCCGATGAGCACCGAGATCGACTGGGCCGCCCTGCGCACCGCCGCGCGAGAGGCGATGGCGCACGCGTACGTGCCGTACTCGACGTTCCCGGTGGGCGCGGCGGCGCTGGTCGACGACGGGCGGATCGTCAGCGGCTGCAATGTGGAGAACGCTTCCTACGGGCTGACGCTGTGCGCCGAGTGCGGGCTGGTGTCCGCGCTGCACGCCTCCGGCGGCGGGCGGCTGGTCGCCTTCGCCTGCGTCGACGGCGAAGGCGCGGCGCTGATGCCCTGCGGGCGGTGCCGCCAGCTGCTGTTCGAGTTCGGGGGCACGGATCTGCTCGTGGATCTGGGCCCTGATTCGGAGCCGTCGGCGACATCGCTGTCGGACCTCCTGCCCCGGGCCTTCGGTCCGGACAATCTCAGCAATCACAGCTAGGGACGCAACGCACATGGACGCCATCACCGTCATCCGCGCCAAGCGCGACCGCGCGGAGCTCACCGACGAGCAGATCGACTGGATCCTCGCCGCCTACACCGACGGCCGGGTGGCCGAGGAGCAGATGTCCGCGCTGGCGATGGCGATCCTGCTCAACGGCATGAACCGGCGCGAGATCTCACGCTGGACGCAGGCGATGATCGACTCCGGCGAGCGGATGGACTTCTCCGCGCTCACGCGCCCGACCGTGGACAAGCACTCCACCGGCGGCGTCGGCGACAAGATCACGCTGCCGCTGGCGCCGCTGGTGGCGGCGTGCGGCGCGGCGGTCCCGCAGCTGTCCGGCCGCGGTCTGGGCCACACCGGCGGCACGCTGGACAAGCTGGAGTCGATCCCGGGCTGGCGCGCCTCGCTGTCCACCGCCGAGATGCTCGCGATCCTGGCCGACGCCGGCGCCGTGGTCTGCGCGGCCGGCGACGGTCTGGCGCCGGCGGACAAGAAGCTCTACGCGCTGCGCGACGTCACCGGGACCGTCGAGGCGATCCCGCTGATCGCGTCCTCGATCATGTCCAAGAAGATCGCGGAGGGCACCGGCGCGCTGGTGCTGGACGTGAAGTGCGGCAGCGGCGCGTTCATGAAGGACTTCGCCGACGCCCGCGAACTGGCCGAGACCATGGTCGCCCTCGGCACCGACCACGGCGTCCGCACCACCGCGCTGATCACCGCGATGGACACCCCGCTGGGCCGCACCGCGGGCAACGCCCTGGAGGTGCGCGAGTCGGTCGAGGTGCTCTCCGGCGGCGGTCCGGCCGACATCAGGGAGCTGACACTCGCGCTCGCCCGCGAGATGCTCGACGCCGCCGGCCTGGCCGGCGTGGACCCGGCGGCCAAGCTCGACGACGGCTCGGCGCTGGACGCCTGGAAGCGCATGATCCGCGCCCAGGGCGGCGATCCCGACGCCCCGCTGCCGACGGCGAAGGAGACCCACGTGGTCGCCGCCGACCGCGACGGCGTCCTGGTCGCCATGGACTCCTTCAAGGTCGGCGTGGCCGCCTGGCGCCTCGGCGCGGGCCGGGCGCGCAAGGAGGACGCGGTGCAGGCCGGCGCCGGCGTGGAGTGGCACGCGGTCCCCGGCGACACCGTGCGCGCCGGACAGCCGCTGTTCACCCTGCACACCGACACCCCGGAGACCTTCGACACCGCGCTGGAAAGCCTGGCCGGCGCCTGCGACATCGCCGCGCCGGGGACGGAGTTCACCCGGTCGCCGCTTGTCCTGGACCGCGTCGCCGCCTCGAACCGGTAGGGCCCGGACCCGCAGCGAGAGCTGCGGGTCTCATCCGGCGGGACGCCTGGCCGAGAACCTCAGCAGGCGCCCTTGTAAGCACACAGCAGCGATACCATCGCCTCCAGCGTCGCCTTGTCCTGGCTCGTGCTCTTCTGCGAGGCCGTGGCGTCGTCGATCGTGATGACCACGGAGCCGATGACCGCACCGCGCTGGACGAAGTATTCGTGGAGGACGCTCCCGTCGGTACCGGTCAGCAGCAAGGCGGTGCCGCCTGTCGTCGAAGCAGTGGTCTGCGACTTGGCCAAGCCGGTTTTCGCGACGCCGTGAGCCACGCCTCGGCGACCACCTTCGAGGTGTTTGGCGCCGGACCCGGTTGCCGCCGGGGCGGTCTCGGATCGATAACCGCCGGATCGATGCGCCTCTTGGTGGCGAAAGCCGACATTCCCACCGGCTAGGCTTCGCTGATGGACGAAGAGCTGATTCGCAGGGCTCCGAAAGCCCTGCTGCACGACCACCTCGACGGTGGTCTGCGCCCCCAGACGGTCATCGAGTTGGCCGACGAGTACGGGTACGCCAACCTGCCGCAGTACGACGGCACCGCGGACGGTCTCGGCCGGTGGTTCGCCGAGGCGGCGGACTCCGGGTCGCTGCCCCGCTATCTGGAGACCTTCGAGCACACGGTCGGGGTGATGCAGCACGCCGACGCGCTGTTCCGGGTCGCCGCCGAGTGTGCCGAGGACCTCGCGGCGGACGGCGTGGTCTACGCCGAGTCGCGGTACGCGCCCGAGCAGCACCTGGAAGCCGGGCTCAGTCTCGACGAGGTGGTCGAGGCCGTGGACGCCGGCTTCCGCGAAGGGGAGCGGCGCGCTGCCGCCGCCGGGAACCGGATCCAGGTCGGGACGCTGCTGACCGCGATGCGGCACGCGGCGCGCTCCTCGGAGATCGCCGAACTCGCGGTGCGGCACCGGGACCGGGGTGTGTCAGGGTTCGACATCGCCGGCGCCGAGGCGGGGTATCCGCCCACCCGGCATCTGGACGCCTTCGAGTACCTGCGCCGGGAGAACTTCCACTTCACGATCCACGCCGGCGAGGCCTTCGGGCTGCCCTCGATCTGGGAGGCGCTGCAGTGGTGCGGCGCGGACCGGCTCGGGCACGGCAACACCATCATGGACGACATCCTGGTGGACGCCGACGGCAAGGCGACGCTCGGACGGCTCGCGGCGTACGTGCGGGACAAGCGGATCCCGCTGGAGATGTGCCCGACCTCGAACCTGCAGACCGGGGCGGCGCGCTCCTACGAGTCGCACCCGATCGGGCTGCTGCGCGAATTGCACTTTCGGGTGACGGTGAACACCGACAACCGGCTGATGAGTTCGACGTCGATGACGCGCGAGTTCACCGAACTGCACAAGGCCCACGGCTACACGCTGGAGGACATGCAGTGGTTTACGATAAACGCTCTGAAGTCCGCGTTCCTGGCCTTTGACCAGCGCTTGGAGCTGATCAACGAGCACGTGAAGCCGGCCTACGAGCGGCTTCGCGCCGAGGCGTCCCCGCCGCCGGCGTAAGGGGAATCGGCGGGGCGCGAGGGCTTGTCCGGCGTTCTGTTAGGAGCCCGGGGAACTCACCTTTTCGGCGGAGGTGGTGTTGGAGCCGCCGGAGCATTGTCGGTACCTTGCGTATTCGCCGCGTCGCACACCGCGATCGTGGTCCCCTATGCAATCCGCGAGGTATCACCGATGTCGAAGCTCACCCCCAGCGCGCTCCGCGGTCTGAGCGTCGCCGCCGGCACCGTCGGTCTGGCCGCCGTCGGGGCGGCGGCCATGGCCGGCCAGGCGAGCGCCGCCATCGGCACGCCGGATCTGGCCGGCAACGGCCTGCCGGTGTCCACCAACGCCGTGCCCGCGGTGCTCGGCGCCGTGGCCCACAACAACGGCGCCGTCGCGGGCATCCCGTTGTCCGGCTTCCCGGTGCTCGGCCAGCTCCCGGGGATGTTCGAGGACGCCTCGCCGACCCCGGACGCGCTGCCCGGTCTGGGCTACGCGGACCTCGGCGAGCTGCCGCTGCGCCGCAGCCGCCCGATGCCCGGCACCGAGGGCCTGCGGACGCCCTACGTCCCGCAGCACGCCGCTCCGTCGGCCGCCGCGGCTCCGGCCGCGCCGTACTTCCCGCCGGCCGCCGCGCCGATGCCGCAGGCCCCGGCCGCCCCGGCCGCGCAGACCGGTCCGCTGGACAACGTGACCAACGCCCTGCACGGCCTCCCGCTCGTCGGCGGCCTGGCCGGCAATCTGCCGCTGGCCGGCGGTCTGGGCGGACTGGCGGGCCTGGGCGGCTGACCCACCCGCGGTTCCGTCGCGGATGACCGGGTCGCACGGGTCGAATCAAAATCAGCACCCTGCGACACACCGCGACACCCACCACGCACCACGCACCACCCGGCGCTAACCCGCCGCGGCACAGACTTTCCCACCCCGAACCCGGGCCGACGGCAGTGCAGACTCCCTCGGCCCGGATGCCACCCGTGCGATCAGGGCACGGACACAACCCGGCGGGAAGCCGGTTCAGATAGGTGATTCTTTCCGGCGGCCGCGCCGATCCCTGCGAAGGGGTCGCGCGGCCGTCGCGTCGTTCAGCCGACGGTGTCGACCTTGGCGGTCGGCGTGCTGGAGGGCTTGGCCGCCGCGGCGCTGCCCGCGTTGGGGACGACCACCCCGTCCTTGCAGTCCTGCCAGCCGGTGTCCTCGTTGGTGCTCGGGTCGAAGAGCCGGTTGCTCGGGTTGTGGCCGTCGGGGTGCTGGAGCCACCACTGGTCGAAGGTGCAGTTGATCTGCAGCTGGGCCAGCGCGCTGAGCCGGGTCGGGCTGTACACGAAGTACATGTGCGCCTGATTGGTCGGCTTCAGGGTGATGCCCGAGGGGACGAAGGTCGTGTACTGGTTGAGCTGTTCGTCGCTGGAGAGCTGGGCGAGCTCGTTCGGCAGGTCCATGGCGCTGGGCTGCTTGGCGACCGGCCGGCTGATCATCGTCCCGGGGCCCTTGTAGACCGAGAACAGGAACACCGACACCGTATACGGGTACTGAGACGGCGAGACCGACTGCGGGACGCTCGTCGCGGGCTCCCCGAACGGCTCGGTCTGCGCGATGTTCACGCCGGTGGACTGCACCCCGCAGCCGCCGGCGGTCAGCACGACCGCCGCCGCGGCGGCCGTCAGGGCCGCGATCTTCTTCCCCCGCCTCATTCCTGCGCCTCCTGGGCCGGGATGGTCGCCTGCAGCGGCAGCCGCAAGGTGAAGACGGCGCCGCCGTCGGGATGGTTGCCGCCGGCCAGCTCGCCGCCGTGGATGTGCGCGTTCTCGTAGGCGATCGACAGTCCCAGGCCGCTGCCCTCGGAGCGGACGCGGGCCTTGTCGGCCTTGTAGAAGCGCTCGAAGATGTGCTCCAGGGCGTCCGGGGGGATGCCCGGTCCGTGGTCGCGCACCTGCAGGACCAGGTTCGGCCCGAAGGCGCCGATGGACAGCTCCACGGGTCCCTCCCCGCCGTGCTTGATCGCGTTGCCGACCATGTTCGCCACGATCACGTCGATCCGGCGCTGGTCCACGGTGACGGCCAGGCTCGGCGGCACGTTCAGGGTGACGCGCCCGGTCCAGCCGCGCGCGTCCAGGCAGCCGTGCACGAGCGCCACCAGGTCGACGTCCTCGCGCCGCAGCTGCGCGGTGCCGGCGTCGAAGCGGGACACCTCCATCAGGTCCTCGACGAGCCGGGCGAGCCGGCGGGTCTCGGTGACGATGAGCTGCGCGGCCGGCGCGCTCTCGTCGCCGACGTCGGTGGCCTCCTCGAGCATGTCGCTCACGGCGGTCATCGCGGTCAGCGGCGTGCGCAGCTCGTGCGAGACGTCGGCGACGAACCGCCGCGAGGCCGCCTCCAGCGAGCGCAGTTCGG
This window harbors:
- a CDS encoding thymidine phosphorylase — protein: MDAITVIRAKRDRAELTDEQIDWILAAYTDGRVAEEQMSALAMAILLNGMNRREISRWTQAMIDSGERMDFSALTRPTVDKHSTGGVGDKITLPLAPLVAACGAAVPQLSGRGLGHTGGTLDKLESIPGWRASLSTAEMLAILADAGAVVCAAGDGLAPADKKLYALRDVTGTVEAIPLIASSIMSKKIAEGTGALVLDVKCGSGAFMKDFADARELAETMVALGTDHGVRTTALITAMDTPLGRTAGNALEVRESVEVLSGGGPADIRELTLALAREMLDAAGLAGVDPAAKLDDGSALDAWKRMIRAQGGDPDAPLPTAKETHVVAADRDGVLVAMDSFKVGVAAWRLGAGRARKEDAVQAGAGVEWHAVPGDTVRAGQPLFTLHTDTPETFDTALESLAGACDIAAPGTEFTRSPLVLDRVAASNR
- a CDS encoding ABC transporter permease: MAVATVAPAPAVIAGGAEADTRRYTAGVTQIVMGLVVLFGFGLGTRTAHGASTTFGMTLVSKQGTHVPDWVFPARPAIVALAAVVILIGVARLAVRLPRRWRLIGTSVVLFCFTFAFMAWSAADPKGGERLVLPSVLDSMVIAAVPLVLGALGGVVGERSGVVNVAIEGQLLFGGFMTALVGTATHSLWIGVIAGVLAGALMGLLLAVLAIRYLIEQVVLGVVLNLLALGVTGFLYKSLMQTNQNSYNNLTPFTTVRIPGLASIWVVGPVLFDQPLIVYITVFLVVLVHLGLFHTRWGLRTRAVGEHPAAADTVGIKVLRLRYRNVALGGAFAGLGGAWLVGNVGNFTESMTNGKGFIALAAVIFGRWSPFGALAAAALFGFTDALASQTSSLQLPIPSDLLGTLPYVATLFAVAGLIGRVRAPAADGKPYVKG
- a CDS encoding ABC transporter permease; translated protein: MSDRLKRILTGISSANTVTVTVLAFVLSVVIGGILMILSDQHLLTEWGYFFQHPTDAVSDSWTKVSDGYVAMFHGAVFDPHAKQAVRPLENTIVDATPLVFAGLAVALPFRAGLFNIGGQSQLIIGAVCATWVGFTFSLPMPLHVLLVIIAGILGGALVGGLTGLLKARFGAHEVISSIMLNNIALGVLAWLIKTKAFHDPHRQDAISKPVKNSALLPAIQGSSPEVNLSTVLAIIAVLVVWWLMTRSTLGFRLRALGSNPDAARTAGISVSRNQVYAMLLAGGLMGLVAVTQISGTLSASHAMTTTLDNGIGFTGITVALLGRGKPVGVALAALLFGALDAGGVAMEASTTPTVPHDVVTVVQAVIVVFVAAPKLVQEIFRLRDVRRDGGGAAPSVAPATAVDSAAEAV
- a CDS encoding adenosine deaminase, translated to MDEELIRRAPKALLHDHLDGGLRPQTVIELADEYGYANLPQYDGTADGLGRWFAEAADSGSLPRYLETFEHTVGVMQHADALFRVAAECAEDLAADGVVYAESRYAPEQHLEAGLSLDEVVEAVDAGFREGERRAAAAGNRIQVGTLLTAMRHAARSSEIAELAVRHRDRGVSGFDIAGAEAGYPPTRHLDAFEYLRRENFHFTIHAGEAFGLPSIWEALQWCGADRLGHGNTIMDDILVDADGKATLGRLAAYVRDKRIPLEMCPTSNLQTGAARSYESHPIGLLRELHFRVTVNTDNRLMSSTSMTREFTELHKAHGYTLEDMQWFTINALKSAFLAFDQRLELINEHVKPAYERLRAEASPPPA
- a CDS encoding cytidine deaminase translates to MSTEIDWAALRTAAREAMAHAYVPYSTFPVGAAALVDDGRIVSGCNVENASYGLTLCAECGLVSALHASGGGRLVAFACVDGEGAALMPCGRCRQLLFEFGGTDLLVDLGPDSEPSATSLSDLLPRAFGPDNLSNHS